The genomic region TgaattatcttataaaaatgttttagttaaaaatgtttattgttctatggatttataaataaatatacatttatttcattcaaattCTATTTTGTAACACTTGAACAATTCTGTTTCTCTGCTGTCTTCCTAacattaaatatctattttgttgattattgtgaattacatcattattttcaacttcTTGATATATTCCCATGTCATTTTCCTCTAGTTCTTCATATATATATTCAGGTACATTGtatgtaatacataaattatgtaaaacaacACAAGCATTTATGATTGCTGATGATTTCTCAGGATTATAATGTAAAGTTCTATCTTTGATCAAACATCTAAGAAGAAAATATGAAGCATAATGTTACACAAGAaccaaatacataaaaaatcaaaattataggTAGGAATATAAGCACCTAAACCGGGCTTTTAGAACCCCATTACATCGTTCTATTAAGCTTCTTGTACACAtttgtttagtattataatgtatttcagCTGCACTACTTGGATTTAATATTGGCGTTAAAAGCCACTGGCGTAATGGATACCCAGAATCTCCtagaaattaatgttttaatttacactCA from Acyrthosiphon pisum isolate AL4f unplaced genomic scaffold, pea_aphid_22Mar2018_4r6ur Scaffold_6479;HRSCAF=7044, whole genome shotgun sequence harbors:
- the LOC100575241 gene encoding putative nuclease HARBI1 encodes the protein ICDSKLKILNVNALFPGSTHDNHIWNNSNVLPVVQELHERNLNDYYLLGDSGYPLRQWLLTPILNPSSAAEIHYNTKQMCTRSLIERCNGVLKARFRCLIKDRTLHYNPEKSSAIINACVVLHNLCITYNVPEYIYEELEENDMGIYQEVENND